The window TATCCACAAGAAAATTaagaattaattttttttttttctttttcaagaatgtattgGTGATTTATCACTAACTTAAAATTACTCCTATTTAAGaattaaacaatataaaatattgtttataaaataatctttcacaaatcgtccttgtggttttaccaaaaaatcacgtttcatcctttaaacttcaaaatgacactggtagtcTTTTATATTCAgataatggtcacgtttcgtcctttaatctaatgtatgatggtcacgtttcgtcctttaatctattggatgatggtcacgtttcgtcctttatacGGTTGACTAAAGGACGAAACATAACCATTAtccgcgtataaaggactaccagtgtcattttgaagtttaaaggatgaaacatgattttttggtaaaactataaggacgatttttgaaattaactcaatattttattgaaaatttatCATTTATACTAGTAttattttggttttataaaATGACGACATTTTGAATTTAACTTTTggtcatatttatcttattatctTGGTTTTATAAAGTGAGTTGTATTTTTactttatgtatatttttaatatataaggtATAAATTTTTtcgataattaaaaaaaatttgttttataagtgaTTTTTCTACTACTCTTTCTATCCTATTTCaagttataatattaatattaataatgttaattGAATATTAACAACACTCAGGTAATATGAATGATTGTGAAacgtttgtatttttttttaacagcagtggtgattggactcagcggcatgcctcttcatcgtccggtagagatcgaccacgtcaccagcacagtcaatcctaGGCATGACTTGCGGTGGAAGTCTCACTACCGTTCTGTAGAAAACTAGCTAATGCTAGAAAAAACCTTCATActccacctcattggcaaagacttcccaatatatcttttaaagattttgaaCCGTAACCAACATTTGACTGAAAGACATAAGAGGCATTAAATATCAATTGGACTAAGGACAGAGCCACAGGTAGATATTGTTGCCTTTCAAACATTGCATTCAACCACCAACAATATCTACCTACACCCTTGAATATGGTCGGGTTTGTTTTGGCATTGGGTTTGGTTAGATTTCATTTAGATTTGATTTTACAAAAAGTTTTGATGAGATATTCGGAATCTTGAAAGAGCTCCcgaaattatatatttatatacttttgttcaattttgcttaggaaaaaaaaaatagaaaactgCCTTGATTGTATGATAGGAATTATGATTCAATTTTGGTGGAAGTGAAATGGACcccaaaaaaggaaaaaaataatataaaggaattgaaattaaaaaagagTACTAGCAATTCGGTAAAGGTGGAGAATATCAATCCTTTCATTCATAAGGGCAGAAAAgtcattttaataatatttgtagTATGTGAAGTAAAATAGTACGAGTAGTAGATAAATCAACTCCCATTAGTAGAAAGATTGAAGTGGGTCACTTAGGATTTATGGATCTAGGTCGAGGAAAAAAAAACTCCGGAGAATAGGTGtaacaattataattatataaactaagatATAAAAACGATGATATATTTTATAGCAAATTGGTacgtgagtttttttttattaagtaatattgtttaatttttttctccACCCACCCACCAGATTGATATATGTCTATAATCAATCCTCTGTTACCTTACTAGGATACGACATCTTCATGACTAATGCAATTATGGTATGATTTATTCCCAGTAACATTTACATAAAATGATCTCTTGCTTCCCTAACTACGTTCCAAGCATATCTGGAGAAAGTCGAGGTTTATCTATAACCATAGGTCACACATTCTGATTTCCTCACAATAGTTATATTCGAACCTCACTAGATCTTGAAGGTGTCAAggaaaattttacaaaaacgATTATGAAGATACCGATGTTACATAGCCAAAATCTCGCCTTGCCCACATAATATGAACCGAAAAAAGCCTCACCTGTTTACACATGTGAGCTGTATGTATCAGGTTCACTAGAATCTGTTCATAATcgtttttgtaaaattttccTTACCTAGTAAGGCAATATGCATGGACGAGCACAAGGTGGTTTAGTGTATGCTGACTCTTTTTTTCCCCCGCAAAGTTAACAATGTGTAAAGTAATctgtattaattagaaatatAAACAATTATCCTCCCAAGTTTGTAAACTTCTTAAATAAGCTTAAGCCAAACATACCCTCGCTCGTCCTATAGCAAATTGGTCATGAAAATTCACATAAGCTTGAAAACGATAACGATGAACCACCATATTCGAGGTGACATCTTCACCTATAAAGTGCAAAGTAAAAACAAACTTCTTTACCTTGAATATAAATCCGGCCAAAGTTTGGGCACTTTGCCCTTAGTAGTGCAATATGGCAATTAACAAGGCCACACCAATCACCTGTACCATGTAGACCAGCACATATTACCTTGATTGAATGATGCATTTATAACTACGGGTGGCATAAGGAACATGAGTACATGACAaccattgtaaaaaaaatatatactcagTAGCAGAAAGTATTATACCCAACTGTTTCACCTTGCAGGATATGTAGTTTCCGTGTCCTCTCCAATAAAGAATCAAACTTTGCAGTATCtccagtaaaaaaaaaaaaaaaaaaaaaaaaaaaaaaaaaaaaaaaacaacaatataaataaaatataactaatgCAGATTTTGCAATTCGAGTCTAAACTTCTTATCCATTAGCCCCTTTACATTATGCAGGTTTTGTAAATCGACTATAAACTTCTTATCCATAGCCACTTTACATCAACAGGTTCTGCATTCAAGAAAGTAAATGTATTGTGACTTTGTGAGTAATCAACATCCAGCATGTAAAGGAAAACTTAATCTGATGGCAAAAACTAAAAGGATAAAAACATATCTTACGTTTCAGTAATTACTCCAACCAAATATACttgataaaactaaattaattgCAATATTGCATCATTTTCGCCCAATTTTTAGCAGAAATACAATATTGCCAAACATAGATTATCAGTGACAATTAGTATGTTAACATTTGCTTAGTCAGATCGTTACCATCACAACTCTTAAGTGACCTATTTGTGCTCTTTTGCCTGTTTAACCATTTCCTTACCTGTCTACTGCCTACTTGTGCTAAATCCTACCCAACTGGATCCTATCTAAGGTCATGCCAAAAGTTACTAGCTGAAGAAAATACGACTAATTAGGCACATTTTCTGTATTCCCTTTGTTTCTGTCAAAATTAGAAAACTATAAATTCATGTCAATCAAGCAAAAGAAACAATTAAGTCCATAACTCAAAACCAACAAAGCTATTTGTACCCACCGGATATTTATCATTCAGGTTTTGCAAACAGCTCGAGTATTCCACAGCAACCCTTCCAAGAAGTTGTTTGCACGGCTTGTGGGGTTGAAGCTACCAAAGGCTGCACatagtattaaaatatataaacttgtgCAGTCAACAATTTTAATTAATCATCTTAAATGTACTAACTAAAGAAATATTGAGCTCATGTGCATCATGTCCAATCAAAGTAAAAGAATGTAAAGAGCTATAAAAGTAGCTATATGCATCACATTTAGAGGTGGTAAAATGGGAAGGCCAGTCAGATGAAAGCATGTCATTTCTTAGTATAAGTCGATATGTGGCCAAGTAGGGTTGACCCAATAAACATTTATTGTTCATCTTTATGTTTTCATACGAAATCTTAATGTGTTAATTACGATTTcaactaataattaataatctaaatatttaaataaaaacgaCATAGGAAGTTATATTTATTATCAGTAGATTTTAGGTGGCTATCAGCATGCTTAGACCGTTCCTTAGacaatactttttttaaacTAGCCACTGGACCaatttgagataaaacacaAATAGACCAATTTAAAAGTAATGGATTAAACTTGCCATCTACAAACACAACCTGAAAAAGCgctgaaaaataaaagaaaaaaaacctacCTGTTTATCAGAGTATTGCAATGTCTCAGGTTCATTTACATCATCTGCACCATTATGGATAGAAACTGCTACAGTTACTTTTGAATTTGATGCCCCATTGTTCACCAGAACTGATTCAATTCCTACAGAAGAAGTCGAACAAGTATCCTTTGAAGTACTCCCATTCACAACAAACTTTTTCTCCAAAAACGAACTCTTTTCTAATGCAGGAACCGGAGGCGTTTCCTCCACAACTAAATCTGTTTTCTCCTCAATCTTTGAGTCATTATTTATGTCTTCTAACAGAGAATCAAcagtcttaaaatgatgacGAACAGAGGAAGTCCCCACTCCTGGAACTTCAATTTCTTGAACTATCTTCTCAGGCAACGTTTCAACAGGCTGAACTAATTCCACTACTTTCTTCTCAATGGCATGAGATTCATCATCTGAACTATGACTGCAAGAACTTGATTTGCTATCATGCAATTGCATTGACTTCGACCAGTTATCAAT is drawn from Erigeron canadensis isolate Cc75 chromosome 9, C_canadensis_v1, whole genome shotgun sequence and contains these coding sequences:
- the LOC122582032 gene encoding uncharacterized protein LOC122582032, encoding MPSGPKKRKAAKKKQVNASSNSSSTSHSHHGESDGGELNSPVAQDQHNNQLPFTEVENREDGVTQNKNNEGIDKEEEVKNIEIDNWSKSMQLHDSKSSSCSHSSDDESHAIEKKVVELVQPVETLPEKIVQEIEVPGVGTSSVRHHFKTVDSLLEDINNDSKIEEKTDLVVEETPPVPALEKSSFLEKKFVVNGSTSKDTCSTSSVGIESVLVNNGASNSKVTVAVSIHNGADDVNEPETLQYSDKQPLVASTPQAVQTTSWKGCCGILELFAKPE